A window of Gouania willdenowi chromosome 12, fGouWil2.1, whole genome shotgun sequence contains these coding sequences:
- the tmem38b gene encoding trimeric intracellular cation channel type B has translation MDLLEVFALDELSHGLANLSMFPYFEMAHYIVSIMALREQPGAQDVSRVSPIACWFSSMLYCFGGAVLSGIMLAEPPVAPLSNSTSVLLASVTWYLVFYCPMDLVYCCAALWPLRLLLSAMKEVTRTWKVLGGVTQAHGKYKDGLLVMIAIGWARGAGGGLISNFEQLVRGVWKPETNELLKMSYPTKITLIGAVLFALQQTHYLPLKKHHLMLIYTIFTVANKSRMMLTGSSTSPFTSIESAIYKTLFAGHSPYAVLTGEITPSCIENVASNRKSTSSSSVKESKQNGSAEQRAANGESSSLKDKEE, from the exons ATGGATTTGTTGGAAGTGTTTGCTTTAGACGAACTGTCCCATGGACTGGCCAACTTGTCCATGTTTCCATACTTTGAAATGGCGCACTACATCGTGTCAATCATGGCTCTGAGGGAACAGCCAG GAGCTCAGGACGTGTCCCGGGTCAGTCCCATCGCCTGCTGGTTCAGCTCCATGCTCTACTGCTTCGGAGGAGCAGTGTTGTCTGGGATCATGTTGGCTGAGCCCCCAGTGGCACCTTTGTCCAACAGCACCAGTGTTCTGCTGGCTTCAGTCACCTG gtatTTAGTGTTCTACTGCCCCATGGACCTGGTCTACTGCTGTGCAGCCCTGTGGCCCCTCAGGCTGCTGTTGTCAGCGATGAAGGAAGTGACCCGGACATGGAAGGTGCTGGGAGGAGTGACGCAGGCACATGGAAAATACAAGGATGGTCTGCTGGTCATGATCGCTATCGGCTGGGCCAGAG GAGCTGGAGGAGGTCTCATTAGTAATTTTGAGCAGCTTGTTCGAGGCGTGTGGAAGCCAGAGACCAACGAGCTCCTCAAAATGTCCTA CCCTACTAAGATCACTCTGATTGGAGCGGTGCTGTTTGCTCTGCAGCAGACTCACTACCTGCCTCTGAAGAAGCACCACCTGATGCTGATTTACACCATCTTTACTGTAGCCAATAAG tcgAGAATGATGCTGACAGGCTCATCCACCTCACCCTTCACATCCATCGAGTCAGCCATCTATAAAACCCTGTTTGCTGGCCACTCCCCCTACGCCGTGCTCACTGGAGAAATCACACCTTCTTGTATTGAAAATGTAGCCTCAAACAGAAAAAGCACTTCTTCCTCTTCTGTCAAGGAGTCCAAACAGAACGGATCAGCAGAGCAACGGGCGGCAAACGGAGAAAGCAGCTCGCTCAAAGACAAAGAGGAGTAA